CAAAAAATACCGCATGTTGACCCGTACCAGAACCCACCTCAAGTACGTTTTTTCGACCTGAAAAATGCACAGAAAGCTGTTCAAGAATAGGCTGTTTATTTCTATCGCAGGAAGGGGAAAACTCTTTTCCCATATTTTTTTTCATAAACTCTATTCACCAAAATACCAGATGGATGGACAAAAACGAGATAAATAATATTATATTTCAAGAATAAAGATTGTTGGAGTCAGCGGGAAATTAGTGCGTATTTTCATCTGACCCCATTCTGTTAATTATCTCAAAACCAAAACGTTACGATTCCAAATGCCACTACCCCACATAAAATTGGCAAGCCCATGGATCGGGTGCGCTTCCAAACACCGAAGGTAACGAGTATCCCAACCCCAGTCGCAATCCAAGAAACCGTGTCAGATTGAGCAGGTACTAAAGAAGTACCAAACATCGCTGCAATCATGGTTGGCCCCAGTATGGTTAACCAAGTCGGCATTGAGCCAACACCATCCTCTGTTTGTCTTTTCGCCAAACTTCGTTTCATCCAAAGATACGGCACAAGACGAAGCAAATAGGTACCAATGGCAATGCTGGCGAGCGCCAGCCACATAGACATATCCATGCTTATTGCCCTCCCACAATACGTTGGTTTTTTAGTGCGTAGAACAGTACTGCACCGCTCATAGCCGCCAATGGAATAGCCACATTCGGGTAACCTAACATTTTCAAAATGACAGCGGTAACAGCAGACAAAATAATAGTCAGTGACCATAGACGATTATTGCAACGTGGAACGATTAAAACGAAAAACAGAGCCGGTAGCGCAAAAGGTAAAATATCGTTAATTAATGGCCAGCGCTGCGTCAATTCTCCACCAGCAATGGCACCCAGTGCGGTTCCAGCAATCCAGCTAAACCAAGCCAACACCGCTGCGCCTGTGTACCAGCCTATCCGCGCCTGTTCTGGCAGCTGAGGCAAACGTGCATGAGCAAGCGCAAAGATTTGATCCGTCAAACCATGCATTAATAGAAGCCACTTTTTATCTTTATTTAAGTAGGGTGAGAGATTTGGCCCGTAAACAACATGTCGCGCATTGATTAGCAGCGTCATTATGACCACCAACCATAATGGTGCTCCAGAAGCGGCCATGGCAACAAAGAGAAATTGTGATGCGCCAGCATAAATAAAAGTAGAGATAAGAATGGTCTCTACCACGCTAAAGCCAGACTGAACGGAAATCAAACCAAAAGAAATGGCCACCGGAATGTAACCGCCAAGTAGCGGCATCGCGTCTTTTACGCCTTGTTTCCAAGGTGTTCCTACAAGGGTTTGCGTTGTTGTACTCATGATGTAACGTCCTGTTTAGCATCGGCCTGTTTAGCATCGGCCTGTTTAGCATAAGTAATGACCATCATTAAGGTCGCCCATGAATCGTCAGTTTGATAACTATGCGGAACATCGGCAGCAAAAGTGTGCGCTTTGCCAATATCCAGATGGTGTAGGTCATTATTTTCACCCGCCAGCAATTGTCCGCTGATTAATGTTATGGCCTCTGTCGTGCCAGCAATATGCGGCTCTGATTGCTTAATGGTGTTGGGCGTGCAAGACATCCAATACACATCAACGCGCGGATTGCCCTCACCTTGATCAATCAACTTAACCTGTACACCGTTTTCTCCCAGTGGTGATTCCACACTGGCAACAAGATCCCCAAATGGGACATCCAGTTGTACGGCCAAACGCCAGATCGTTTCTAATGTCGGGTTACCATCACCTTGCTCAATGCGAGACAGGTTGGACTTCGCCAGCCCAGCATCTAACGCCAACTGAGACAAAGACAGCCCTTTAGCCATACGTAACGTTTGTATATTTCGACCCAACGAGCCGAGAATGGGTTTATTCATCATGCATCTCAAGTTGTTCTATATAAAGAACGTTCTATATAAGGAACAGCTGAATGTCAATGAATTTATAAAATGGAATGGGGTGAGAGGGAGGAAAAACAACGGTGATTTGTCCCTTTGAGTGGCTGGTTAGTTGCCTGCGCATAACTCTAGTGCTAACATTTGTGTGTACAGCATAAATTAAAGGTAACGTATTATGGACACTCGCATTCAATTTAGAATTGATGAAGAAACTAAACGCTTAGCTCAATTAATGGCCGAAAGCCAAGGACGTACATTAAGTGACGCGTGCAGGGAGCTAACCGAGGGCTTAGCTGAAGAACAACGGAAATCTATGACGCATGATTTGTGGTTAACAGAGCAAATAAATGCGGCATTTGATAAATTTGATAGTGGTAAATCCATTTTTATTGAACACGATAAAGCTAAAGCACAGATGGAAGCCAGAAAGAATAAGATCCGTAATCGGGATAAACCATGATTTTTTGGGAAGAAGAATCACTAAATGATCGTGAAAAGATATTTGATTTTTTATTTGATTTTAATCCAAGTGTTGCTGAAAAAACGGATCAAATTATTGAGGCTAAAGTTGAGAATTTACTTATACAACCTCTAATGGGTGTTCAAAGACATATCTTTCGTGGCCGAGTATTGATTATCCCAGAAATATCAATGATTGTTTCTTATTGGGTTGACGGAGAAATTATTCGTATTATGCGAGTCTTGCATCAAAAGCAAAAATTTCCGCAAGAGTAATAAACCAACATCGAGCTAAGGGTTTAATAATTTTTGGTTAAAATAGCGACGATTATATTTCTTATTAAAATGACTCATTATGTACCGACTGGTAGTTTAATACTATGTTCTGTTGGCTGTGGCGTAATAGTCATTATCTTAACGCCATCGGGGGATTCAAAACGATGCCAAATACCTTTTGGAATCACCAGCATTTGACCCGATGATAAATTATAACACTGCTCTATATTATCATTCAAAAGAATGAGTGCTGTTTCTCCACCCAAAATATGAACAAACTCATCACCTTGAGGATGCCTTTCCCACTCACTAAAACCAGAGTAATGAGCAATGTAAATTCCTCCTTCTCTGTATTCTGATAATAAAGCAAAAGCGTTCTTTGCTTCCTCATCAGTAGTCTCAGGTGTTCTGCCATTGAGAAAAACCACTCTTGAGAATTCATCATTGATTGTGATTACTTCAGACTTAGACACTACTTGATCCTTGTAGGTAGATAACGAGGCTGTAGAGTTTCTCATTCTCAGCGCATTTAATTAAAATAAATCCACAATATTTCACCTACATCCAATGTTCAATAGGTGATTCTATTTTTCAATCAAAGATTGATGATAAGCCGTAAATAAAGTGTGAACGCACTAAGCAAAGTAATGTGTATGAAGTCTTGCCTTTCGGCTAATGCAGACTATTCCTGAGCTTTTTGATGTTATGGTCCATACCAACCTAAAAAGGTAGCCATCATTGTCTGTATTAGAAAGCTCGTAGTGATCATAAATTCGATGGAGAGAGATGGTGTCATGTGAGATTCTAAAATGGTTTAACATCAGGAATTGACACCATAGTAACTTGTTAGCTCTCAAATTGTTCCGTAATTTCCATTACTCTTTTATCTTGTAATATTGCACCAGACATTACAACAACACGAGCATTTACATGATTTCGGTGTGGGTAATAATCACCAATCACCTCATGTGGTACAAGATAAGCATTTATAACATTAAAATCTTTGTTGAAGATCACCGCAATTAACCAATCAAAGTCTTTTTCAGCATAATTTCTTATTGCGCTTAATTGCCTTGATGGATTCTCAGGTGTAACTCTGCGAGCTTTGATTTGAAATGTAACACCTGCATCTGAAATTGCATCGTAGCCTGCTTTAGAATTTTCAGCTAATTTTAAGTCCATCATATTTGCAACAAGCCACTCGGCATAATCACCTAGTGGACTATTATTAGTTCGCACGATTTCTCGTCGTTTTAATTCAGCTGTCGCATTAGCTTGTAACTGAAGTAATTCAATTGGTTTTAAGTCACCTAAATTCAAACTTATGACACCTTGGACTTGAGAGCTAACGCCCAAAGCAGCCGCGCGTTTTTCCGTCGGCTGGCTTTGTTTGTTACATGTGACATTATTGAAGACTCAATGCTAGATTTGGATATAGAGAAGTTACAGGGTTTTCAACGACATTCGGATCTTCAAGGACTCTTCTTGCTTGTGAAGCAATTTCTGACTTATATGTTTCGAGCTTTGGCACCAAAGTGTATATATCAGAGCAATCAAGGATTATAGTTCTGAAATTTCCAATATCGAAAGGTATCTTGTCACCTTTTCGAACTATTTGAATTGTTGGTAAGCGCGAGACATGGCGTAAAGCAAGCTCATAAAATACATTGGGATTATGGAAAGACAAATCTGCAATAACCAACTTTGATCGAAGAATAAATTCGATAATTTGATTGGTAATTAAACCTGGAGTATCAATAGCATCTGCCCGAACTACTTTTAATCCAAGTGGTTCGATTGCGGGCTCAATTATTGAGCCGAGAAACAAGTCTGAATGCTTCCGAGCTTCGGAGCCGTCCTCGCCAATGGGGGTAATATAAAAACAAGTTGAATCAAAAGATGAATTTCCAGATGTAACTATCCCAGCTATTGGTTTTCCAGCCGCTACTGTAGGCAGGAGGCTATCGTTACTTTCATTTCCAAGCTGTGTATTCGAGAGTTCTTCTAGGGCGTGCTCAACCGTTACCAGTCTTTCAGCGCCAGCTAGTGTCTGTAAAATACCGACATGTTCAGCATTCACCACAAAATTATCAACGAGTGAATCGACTATCTTTTCATCAACATCATTTTCTCTCAGAGTATCCGCTAATACAGTTCTAGCAGGCAGCTTATTCCCAACGAACTTATCGTAAAGAATTTTAAACGGCTCGATATTTAGGATCGCTATTTCAATTTTCGCTGCAGCTTTTGCATAATCCGTACTTCGCTCTCCGTATGCCTTTTTAGTTACATCAGTAATTTCGAGCTGTTCAGCGTTATAGCCACCTTTAATTAGTCCGTATTTTCCTGCATTGGTTACCAAAGTGCGGGATGGGCCGCTATCTGGCGACTTGCCAATATGATCAAATAAAGTCACTCGCCTTACGCTGTGTCCGGAACCTAATTCGTAAGCAGAAGCAGCAAACTCAGCTACTTCTTCGAATGAACAAAGTGGATAAGGGACAACTCTTCTAGTTCTCTTCTTTTTTGGTTCTGTTTTTTCGTCTGACACTACGCTCTCCTTATTCGTGACATGTAACATTTTATTAATGCGCATGCGCTTTTAGACAATATCAGATCCCTTTCAATACCTTCACAATCATCTGAATAATATACATTTAATAAAGATATTCACAAAAGTTAAAACAGAAAAAACGAGCATGCGTGTTATTTCATTTATCCACAGCGCGTTATTTCGTCTGCCGATATTTTTATCCATTGATACTAAAAGACTTTCTTACTTCCTACCAGTACAAAATTCGCTCAACTAGTTTATTTAAAATAGCTAAACGCGCAATAAAGTGATTATTTAAAAAATAAAATATATTTACAGACATAAAATACATTTTCTTTATTAGGCCTGTATCAATAGATTGTCGGGCTAAAGCCCCGACCCACAATGAAAGCTTCGCTTTCTCTGCCGGATTACGCTTCGCTCATCCGTCCTACGGTTTTGCCAGCGTTGAAATTCCGAATAAGTCAGTTCGACGCGACGAAGTTGCGCGACTTTATGGAGTTTCAGGGTCATTTTTTGACGGTCTATCTCCCACCAATTGAACAATCTATGCCTTACGATATAACGAGCGTAGGCAACAATCATGCTCCTATGACGAAAATCAGGCATTAAAGATCTTAAAGCGAATTTTTGCTTTCCTTTAAACTGAAGTTTTTGGGCGCTAGCAAAAAGTTACCCGCTCAGCAGAGCGGAAAAAAGGCTGGGAATACAAAACGTTTGAATGGAACAAAAGAAGAGATTAACCCCTCCCTAGCCCTCCCCTTCGAAGACATAAGGGGAGGGAATAAGAACTAGAGCTCTATGACTCTGGCGTTGTCGCCGATGCGGTTACTCACATGGCTAACTAGGATCAAAATATCCGCTTTGTAGTCGTTTTGCAGTGAATGACAAATCGTTTCTATGGTGGCTTTGTCTAGTCCATCGAATGGTTCATCTAGCAGTAAGACGGGTGATTGTCTTAGCAGTAGGCGCGCTAACGCGAGGCGTTTGCGTTGGCCTCCGGATAAGTTTCGCCCTTGGGAACTTAGTAAGGTTTCCAAGCCGTTTGGTAGGCTTTTTGCCCATTCGGCTAAGGCAACCGCTTTTAATACTGACCATAACTGAGTGTCCGTCGCGTTAGGGTCGCCAAGCAGTAGATTGGCCGCGATGCTTTGTTGAAATATATACGGTGATTGAGGCAGGTAGCTCAATTGCGATTGATAGGACGAATTGCTGTATACATCGCATTTTTCGCCATTCATTAAGGCTTCACCAGATGATAAACAATCACCGGCGATTGCTGCTAATAATGTCGATTTACCTGACCCACTCATACCTCGTATCCAAACGGTATCGCCTGCTTCGACTTGAAAGTCGATAGCTTGGTTGCCCATGCCGCTAGACGCATGAAAGCCGCGCCAGTGGGTAAATTTCATCCGTTGGATTGTATTAATTTTATTGTCAGGTTGGTGATTGGGTTCTTGATGGAGTTGATTCAACCGACGCAAGCCTACTTGTGACTGCCCTTGCGCCACAAAGGATTGCACTAATGGCAAAACCAATTCATTGACCGCTAATAAAGACAACATGAAGCCAATGACCCAAGTACCCTGCACGCCGTCCACCAGCATCCAACTGCCCGTATTTTCTAGGTTAAGGCCTTCTTGATACTCACTGAGCAAATAAAAGCAGCTGACGAACAACATAATGGTCACAACATAGGCCAGTAACCGCCCCGTACTCACCGCTTGCTGGATACGAATTTCCGTCAGCCTTTGACGTTCGTCCAGTTGATCAAGGCGTTGCGCGTAATCTTTCCAATGACCACGAATGGTTAAAGTAATTAATGCGGAAAACAAGCTAACAAAACGACTACGACGATGCACACCGAGAATCTGCCCTACGTGTACGGCGTGACTGGCAAAATACCCACACACATACGGCACAATGAAGACATGAAACACGGCTGAAATCGCTAATGGCCACAGCAATGCAGGTAAAATAAAATAGGCCAAAACCGACACCGCAACATAACTCAATAACGCATAAACCCAAGGTAGAAATACCACCAACGGCCATCGAATGATCTGATCAAGGTCGCTGACTAAGCGCTGTAATAAATCACCACGGCTTTGTTCGTGTAAATTGGCCGGGTCTTTCGCGACACGCTGATCCCACACCCAAAGGCGTAAAATACGCAGTAAACCCAATAAGTGATTGTGAGCTGTGACTTGTTCGCCATAGCGTCCGGAGGTGCGAAGTATCGCCATAAAACGAACAATCGCGCCGGGTGTTAAGTAATTAAAAATGAGGCCAACGCCCATTGTTGTTGCTAAGCCCGCCGCCGAAATAAACCAGCCAGAAATGCCCAATAAAGCCACGCTTGCCAAGCTGGCAACCACGCCCAAAATAACGGGAATAACAAAGCCCCAAGGGTTTGCCAGTAACAGTTTTTTAAGTGATAGTGTCGAGGTTTTCTTTACGCGAATGCTCATGCAAAACCTTCTTTTGTCAGCGCCCAGTGTTTGTCTGCCCACACTATTGGATGCGTGTCATGACTAACGATCAGTAAGGTTTTTCCTTTTGATACGTGATCTAGAGTCTCTAATACCGCCTGCGCGGTTTCTTTGTCTAAACCAGAACAAGGCTCGTCGAGCAACCAAACATCCGCTTTCGACAATAGCGCCCGTGCAATAGAAAGGCGTTGCATTTGTCCGCCAGATAATCCTGAGCCAAGCTCTGTCAGTTTGGTTTCTAATCCTGCTGGTAAGGCGTGAATAAATTCATCACATTGGCTTTTCATCAAAGCAGTTTGTAATTCTTCTTCGCTCGGCGCTTCGATGCCCTCTCTACTTCCAAGACCTAAAAGCAAATTTCGACGAATGCTGCCGTTCACCCATTCGGGTATTTGCGGTAACCAAGCTAATTTAGCTCGCCACTCGGGCAAACTCACAATATGAAAGGGTTTTCCTTTGATCAAAAACTGGCCTTGATAGTCTTCTTCAAAACCCAGTAAAAGATGCAATAAACTGGATTTCCCTACGCCAGATTCACCGCTCATCCAGACGCGCTCACCTTTGTTGATATTCGCGGTGATCGGCGCTAATCGATAACGCCCTTCTTCACACCAGCTTAGGTTTTGGAAACACATAAAGGGAGGTGAATTCTTGCTAGATGTTTTATTAATTGTTGTTTCAGAAGCAGATGAATGGACACTAGAAACGGTCGATTTAGCCGTATTAGGCCTCGCCACTGCGGTGTTTAATATTTCCAATAAATCCGTCGCGGCGGCTTCCGCTTTTTGCTTCGCGTGGTAGTCATTTCCTAACTGGCGCAACGGCAAATAAAACTCCGGTGCGAGCAATAGCAAAAACATGGCTTGGGTTAAAGTAACGGGGGACTCACCCACTTGCCACGGCAATATTTCTAACAAGCCTAAGCCAAGATACAAAGCGATCATCGCAATCGAAAGCGACGCAAAAAGCTCTAATGTCGCCGTAGATAAAAAGGCCAACACTAATACGCTCATCGTCGTTTTTTGGTACGCCGCAGCACTCTCTGACAATCGAGTTCTGGCTTCACTAGTGCGATTAAGACGTTTTAATTCGGATAAGCCCTGACTCAAATCCATAAACTGATTCGATAACATTGCCAAGACACTGAATTGACGTCGATTAGCCTGAGCGGCTTTGTGACCCACAAATATCATAAAGATAATGACTAACGGTGCGGTCATCATGAAGACGAAAAAAGCGACCCAAGAAACAGAAACAACAGACAGTAGAATCACACAGGGAATTAAGGTCACCATAAACACTTGTGGTTTATAGCGACTAAAGAAATCGTCTAACGCATCAACTTGTTCATAAACGCGTGTAGACAGCGCCGCATCTTCTTCTATTCTTAAGCGGGCGGGACCCAACTCAGTAAGATGCGACACCAATTTACGACGCAAGCCGTAACGAATGTCACGGCTTGCGCTGGTGCAAATGCGTTCTCGGCCAAAGTTGGCCAGAGCCCGCAGTAACAAAGCAAATAAACCTACGATTAAAAGAGACAAGGAAAAAGACTGGTGCAGAGCCATGTCCGAAAACACATTCGCCAATGCCCACGCTTGAAGCACTAACGACACCGCGAACAACACACCAAAGCCTTGAGCAAGTCGATATTTTGATGACTGCTGGTTCGCTAATTCCCCTAAAAATATCGCTTCAGGGGTTTTAATTCGACCCGCTCGACCTGCTTTTTTTGCTTCCTTGTTCTTTCTCATTGAGTTTACTTTTGCTCCTCTTCACCGTCATAACCACTAAACTCTAACCAAACGGCGTTAATAATACCGAAAGAACAGGCTAATAAAACACCTAGAACCCAAGCAAAATACCACATATTTTATTCCTCTAAGGTAGAGCTCAACGAGCCCTACCTAACTAATCATCAATACAGAGAATGCGTGTTTTCTTCTACGTGCTTCTTGGTCAAACGACCATACATCACGAAATAACTCCACAAGGTATAAAGCAAAACGATAGGAACGAAGATACAAGCCACCACAAACATAATCATCATGGTGTTTTCACTTGATGTTGCGTCCCACATAGTCAAACTCATGTTTGGATTACTTGAAGAAGGCATCAAGAACGGGAACATAGAACCGCCCGCTGTGACGATAATACCCGCAATCCCCAGAGATGAACTCAAGAAAGACAAAGCGCCCTTCTTCATCACCGCTGTCAATGCCGCGCACAACATACCAACAATACCGATAAGTGGAGCCAAGATAAGCGCTGGGAATTTGTCATAGTTTGCTAACCATGCGCCCGGCTGTACTTCGGCGGTTTTCATCAAGGGTGTCATGGCTTTATTACCATCAATAACACTGGTAAGCACATAGCCATCGATGCCGAAAGCCAACCATATGCCAGCAACAATGAACAAGACCGCTGCCAAAGTTCCTGTTACTGCGGTTGCCATAGACGCTTTGCGATGCAACTCTGCATCTGTCTTCATTTGCAACCAAGCGCCGCCTTGTGTCATCAGCATCATCAAGCTAACCAGACCACAAAGAATACCGAATGGGTTCAACAAGCCAAAGAAAGAACCGGTGTACGTTGAACGCAAGTATTGATCAAATTCAAACGGTACGCCTTGTAACAGGTTACCAAACGCCACACCGAAAATGATAGGTGGAACAGCAGAACCAAAGACGATGCCCCAATCCCAGCTATTACGCCATTTTGAGTTTTCTAACTTAGAACGGTAGTCAAAGCCAATTGGACGAAAGAACAACGCCGCCAACACCAACATCATCGCAAAATAGAAACCAGAGAAAGACGTCGCGTAAACCACAGGCCAAGCAGCGAATAACGCACCGCCTGCTGTGATAAACCATACTTGGTTACCGTCCCAATGGGGCGCAATCGAGTTGATCATGATGCGACGCTCAGAGTCTGTACCGCCAATCACTTTCAACAAGCTACCGACGCCCATATCAAAGCCGTCAGTCACGGCGAAACCAATCAGTAGAACACCGATCAATACCCACCAAATGACTTTTAATAGTTCGTAATCCATCTTATACCTCCTGCTTTAACTGAGCAGTTTCTTGTTCAAGTGCATAACGACCCGTGTGCAAACTAGAAGGCCCTTGCTTCGCAAAGCGAATCATCAAATACATCTCGGCAATCAAGAACACAGTGTACAAGATCGTGAAGCCTGCAATGGTGATCCAAATTTCGGTGGCTGTTAAACTAGACACGGCCACATGAACCGGTAATATTTCACCAATAGCCCACGGTTGACGGCCATATTCGGCAACGAACCAACCCGCTTCATTCGCGATCCAAGGCAGCGGCAAGCACACCATAATGAATTTCAAGAAAAGAGGATTTTGACCGATACGGCGACGCGCATTTTGGTAGAAAGCCGCCGCAAATACGAAGAGCATCACAAAACCACAACCCACCATGATACGGAAAGCGAAGAACAGTGGCGCCACTTTTGGGATAGAGTAATCTACCGCCATATCGATGTCTTCTGACGATACTTTATTCATATCTTCATTAAACGCCGTTACTAACAAACCGTAACCAAGATCGCCTTTTACTTTCTCAAAGTTCTCTTTCACCAGTGGATCGGTGGAACCGCTGCGCAATTTTTCAAGCAATTGATTTGCATAAATGCCATTGATAATACGTTGACGGTTATGCGCTTTCAGCTCCTTGATACCTTCCACTTCAGTGTCGAGAGAACGTGTTGCAATGAGCCCCATTAATCCGGGAATCTTGATCGCATACTCGGTTTCTTCAAGCTCTTGGTTTGGAAAGCCTATCAAGGTGAAATCTGCAGGGGCTTCCTGAGTTTCCCATTCTGCTTCTATCGCTGCCAATTTCACTTTCTGGACTTCGCCTAGCTCGTAACCTGATTCATCACCCAGAAGGATAACACTCAAGATAGACGCTAAACCAAACGCAGCCGCGATGGCAAAAGAACGACGAGCAAACGCAAGATCGCGGCCTTTAAGTAAGTAGTAGCTTGAAATAACAAGAACGAACATCGCGCCTGTGGTGTAACCCGCAGAAACAGTGTGAACAAATTTCACCTGCGCCACTGGGTTTAATATCAAAGCGCCAAAATCCACTAATTCCATTCGCATGGTTTCATAGTTAAATTCTGAACCAACTGGGTTTTGCATCCAACCATTGGCAATCAAAATCCACAATGCCGATAAGTTGGAACCTAACGCCACACCCCACGTCACCATTAAGTGTTTTAACTTACTTAGGCGTTCCCAGCCAAAGAAGAATAAGCCCACCAATGTGGATTCAAGGAAGAAAGCCATCAGACCTTCGATGGCCAAAGGCGCACCAAAAATGTCACCAACATAGTGAGAATAGTAAGACCAGTTTGTCCCGAACTGGAACTCCATAGTCAAACCTGTTGTGACACCTAACGCAAAGTTAATACCAAACAATTTACCCCAAAACTTCACCATGTCTTTGTAGACTTGCTTGCCGGTAATCACGTAAACCGATTCCATGATTGCCAATAAAAAAGCCATCCCTAGTGTTAAAGGGACAAATAAATAATGGTACATAACAGTGAGAGCAAACTGAAACCGCGATAATTCCACTACAGCTTCGTTAATCATATGACTTAAACCCATTCATTTGACTGAGAAAAAAGACGCTTGCAGACACCTATTCCTTGCGGAGTGTTCTTATTATCTAACGCCCACCGAAGCCCCAAATCACTTGAGACTTACTATAAGGCACAATTATGAGTGCAGTTCCGCTTTAAAACATTGCGTTAGATCAAGATAAAGAGAGTGAAAGAAATAAGTAGGTAAAAAGATGCCCGGTCACACGTGAATACAATAGACTTCTAGCCATCCGTTAAAATGATAAGCACTTGTTAGTGTCTATAAAGGTATAATCATTCGCAAATACATTACGCGTTCCCATATACCAGCCATCTTTAAAATGGCCATTTTTACATTTTGGAG
This genomic stretch from Marinomonas primoryensis harbors:
- a CDS encoding AzlD domain-containing protein, translated to MDMSMWLALASIAIGTYLLRLVPYLWMKRSLAKRQTEDGVGSMPTWLTILGPTMIAAMFGTSLVPAQSDTVSWIATGVGILVTFGVWKRTRSMGLPILCGVVAFGIVTFWF
- a CDS encoding AzlC family ABC transporter permease, whose protein sequence is MSTTTQTLVGTPWKQGVKDAMPLLGGYIPVAISFGLISVQSGFSVVETILISTFIYAGASQFLFVAMAASGAPLWLVVIMTLLINARHVVYGPNLSPYLNKDKKWLLLMHGLTDQIFALAHARLPQLPEQARIGWYTGAAVLAWFSWIAGTALGAIAGGELTQRWPLINDILPFALPALFFVLIVPRCNNRLWSLTIILSAVTAVILKMLGYPNVAIPLAAMSGAVLFYALKNQRIVGGQ
- a CDS encoding helix-turn-helix domain-containing protein; its protein translation is MNKPILGSLGRNIQTLRMAKGLSLSQLALDAGLAKSNLSRIEQGDGNPTLETIWRLAVQLDVPFGDLVASVESPLGENGVQVKLIDQGEGNPRVDVYWMSCTPNTIKQSEPHIAGTTEAITLISGQLLAGENNDLHHLDIGKAHTFAADVPHSYQTDDSWATLMMVITYAKQADAKQADAKQDVTS
- a CDS encoding damage-inducible protein J, coding for MDTRIQFRIDEETKRLAQLMAESQGRTLSDACRELTEGLAEEQRKSMTHDLWLTEQINAAFDKFDSGKSIFIEHDKAKAQMEARKNKIRNRDKP
- a CDS encoding type II toxin-antitoxin system RelE/ParE family toxin, whose translation is MIFWEEESLNDREKIFDFLFDFNPSVAEKTDQIIEAKVENLLIQPLMGVQRHIFRGRVLIIPEISMIVSYWVDGEIIRIMRVLHQKQKFPQE
- a CDS encoding cupin domain-containing protein gives rise to the protein MSKSEVITINDEFSRVVFLNGRTPETTDEEAKNAFALLSEYREGGIYIAHYSGFSEWERHPQGDEFVHILGGETALILLNDNIEQCYNLSSGQMLVIPKGIWHRFESPDGVKIMTITPQPTEHSIKLPVGT
- a CDS encoding DUF6998 domain-containing protein; the protein is MNLGDLKPIELLQLQANATAELKRREIVRTNNSPLGDYAEWLVANMMDLKLAENSKAGYDAISDAGVTFQIKARRVTPENPSRQLSAIRNYAEKDFDWLIAVIFNKDFNVINAYLVPHEVIGDYYPHRNHVNARVVVMSGAILQDKRVMEITEQFES
- a CDS encoding amino acid ABC transporter ATP-binding/permease protein, which produces MSIRVKKTSTLSLKKLLLANPWGFVIPVILGVVASLASVALLGISGWFISAAGLATTMGVGLIFNYLTPGAIVRFMAILRTSGRYGEQVTAHNHLLGLLRILRLWVWDQRVAKDPANLHEQSRGDLLQRLVSDLDQIIRWPLVVFLPWVYALLSYVAVSVLAYFILPALLWPLAISAVFHVFIVPYVCGYFASHAVHVGQILGVHRRSRFVSLFSALITLTIRGHWKDYAQRLDQLDERQRLTEIRIQQAVSTGRLLAYVVTIMLFVSCFYLLSEYQEGLNLENTGSWMLVDGVQGTWVIGFMLSLLAVNELVLPLVQSFVAQGQSQVGLRRLNQLHQEPNHQPDNKINTIQRMKFTHWRGFHASSGMGNQAIDFQVEAGDTVWIRGMSGSGKSTLLAAIAGDCLSSGEALMNGEKCDVYSNSSYQSQLSYLPQSPYIFQQSIAANLLLGDPNATDTQLWSVLKAVALAEWAKSLPNGLETLLSSQGRNLSGGQRKRLALARLLLRQSPVLLLDEPFDGLDKATIETICHSLQNDYKADILILVSHVSNRIGDNARVIEL
- the cydD gene encoding thiol reductant ABC exporter subunit CydD — protein: MRKNKEAKKAGRAGRIKTPEAIFLGELANQQSSKYRLAQGFGVLFAVSLVLQAWALANVFSDMALHQSFSLSLLIVGLFALLLRALANFGRERICTSASRDIRYGLRRKLVSHLTELGPARLRIEEDAALSTRVYEQVDALDDFFSRYKPQVFMVTLIPCVILLSVVSVSWVAFFVFMMTAPLVIIFMIFVGHKAAQANRRQFSVLAMLSNQFMDLSQGLSELKRLNRTSEARTRLSESAAAYQKTTMSVLVLAFLSTATLELFASLSIAMIALYLGLGLLEILPWQVGESPVTLTQAMFLLLLAPEFYLPLRQLGNDYHAKQKAEAAATDLLEILNTAVARPNTAKSTVSSVHSSASETTINKTSSKNSPPFMCFQNLSWCEEGRYRLAPITANINKGERVWMSGESGVGKSSLLHLLLGFEEDYQGQFLIKGKPFHIVSLPEWRAKLAWLPQIPEWVNGSIRRNLLLGLGSREGIEAPSEEELQTALMKSQCDEFIHALPAGLETKLTELGSGLSGGQMQRLSIARALLSKADVWLLDEPCSGLDKETAQAVLETLDHVSKGKTLLIVSHDTHPIVWADKHWALTKEGFA
- the cydX gene encoding cytochrome bd-I oxidase subunit CydX; its protein translation is MWYFAWVLGVLLACSFGIINAVWLEFSGYDGEEEQK
- the cydB gene encoding cytochrome d ubiquinol oxidase subunit II is translated as MDYELLKVIWWVLIGVLLIGFAVTDGFDMGVGSLLKVIGGTDSERRIMINSIAPHWDGNQVWFITAGGALFAAWPVVYATSFSGFYFAMMLVLAALFFRPIGFDYRSKLENSKWRNSWDWGIVFGSAVPPIIFGVAFGNLLQGVPFEFDQYLRSTYTGSFFGLLNPFGILCGLVSLMMLMTQGGAWLQMKTDAELHRKASMATAVTGTLAAVLFIVAGIWLAFGIDGYVLTSVIDGNKAMTPLMKTAEVQPGAWLANYDKFPALILAPLIGIVGMLCAALTAVMKKGALSFLSSSLGIAGIIVTAGGSMFPFLMPSSSNPNMSLTMWDATSSENTMMIMFVVACIFVPIVLLYTLWSYFVMYGRLTKKHVEENTHSLY